One Candidatus Cloacimonadota bacterium DNA window includes the following coding sequences:
- a CDS encoding histone deacetylase, protein MQKDQNTYKTGFAYNERFLDHVIEWEHPESPERLKAILQKLKEENLYDKLEKIFPIENPLPHIRKVHTEEHVRSIQQLEPTGEIAELVVAHILGAVKSVVDGIVRNAFCAVRPPGHHIHNEGREEGFCYFSNVTIAARYAQQVLGLQKVLIIDWDYHHGNGTQDFTINDPNIMFFSTHNLYDYPLSGFPEITGFGEAKGTNFNVPMHYGATDEDILKVYDEILVPNAEIFQPDLILISAGFDSRKDDLLGCFKITDDGFIKLTKMVMEIAHEFCDDRIVSVLEGGYNLEGLAKAVCCHIRTLMSDY, encoded by the coding sequence ATGCAGAAAGATCAAAATACTTATAAAACCGGTTTCGCCTATAATGAGCGTTTCCTCGATCATGTAATCGAATGGGAACATCCGGAATCTCCGGAAAGACTGAAAGCAATTCTGCAGAAATTGAAAGAAGAAAATCTATACGATAAATTGGAAAAAATCTTTCCGATAGAAAATCCATTACCACATATCAGAAAAGTTCATACTGAAGAACATGTTCGCTCTATTCAACAATTAGAACCAACCGGAGAAATCGCTGAACTAGTTGTTGCTCATATTCTGGGAGCTGTGAAATCTGTTGTTGATGGAATTGTACGGAATGCTTTTTGTGCGGTTCGTCCTCCTGGACATCATATTCATAATGAAGGCAGGGAAGAAGGATTCTGTTATTTCAGTAATGTCACAATCGCTGCTCGATATGCCCAACAGGTTCTCGGTTTGCAGAAGGTCCTGATCATAGATTGGGATTATCATCACGGTAATGGAACGCAGGATTTTACAATCAATGATCCGAATATAATGTTCTTTTCCACACATAATCTTTATGATTATCCTTTGAGCGGATTTCCGGAAATAACCGGATTCGGGGAAGCAAAAGGAACGAATTTCAATGTTCCCATGCATTATGGAGCAACAGATGAGGATATACTCAAAGTTTACGATGAAATATTAGTTCCTAATGCTGAAATTTTCCAACCTGATCTGATCCTTATTTCTGCTGGTTTTGACAGCAGGAAAGATGATCTTCTCGGTTGTTTTAAGATCACGGATGATGGTTTTATCAAGTTAACGAAAATGGTGATGGAAATCGCTCATGAATTTTGTGATGATAGAATTGTTTCAGTTCTCGAAGGTGGATATAACCTGGAAGGTCTGGCAAAAGCTGTTTGTTGTCATATCAGGACTCTGATGTCGGATTATTAA